From a single Nostoc sp. MS1 genomic region:
- a CDS encoding creatininase family protein, with the protein MHSFIPPERFFPYLTWTEIEEMPNKENVVIIQPVGAIEQHGPHLPLIVDAAIGAGVLGKALSKLEADIPAYALPTLYYGKSNEHWHFPGTITLSTETLTSIIMEVGESIYRAGFRKFVLMNSHGGQPQVMQMAARDLHVKYSDFAVFPLFTWRVPHITKELLTPKEATQGMHAGDAETSIMLAILPDQVRLDKAVAEYPPEQPAASLLSWEGKLPVAWVTKDISKSGVIGDATTATREKGDRILESVSDGWVEVIKEIYAFRPPQGR; encoded by the coding sequence ATGCACAGTTTCATTCCCCCAGAACGATTTTTTCCTTACCTCACCTGGACGGAAATTGAGGAAATGCCCAATAAGGAGAATGTCGTTATTATCCAACCAGTAGGGGCAATTGAACAACATGGCCCCCATCTACCCTTAATTGTTGATGCTGCTATTGGTGCAGGAGTTTTGGGGAAAGCTCTATCCAAGCTGGAGGCTGACATTCCTGCTTATGCCTTACCTACTCTTTATTATGGTAAATCTAATGAACACTGGCATTTCCCAGGAACAATAACCTTAAGTACGGAAACACTGACATCCATAATTATGGAAGTAGGGGAAAGTATCTATCGCGCAGGGTTTAGAAAGTTCGTGTTAATGAACTCCCACGGAGGACAACCCCAAGTCATGCAAATGGCGGCGCGAGATTTACACGTAAAATATAGCGACTTTGCCGTATTCCCGTTATTTACTTGGCGTGTACCCCATATAACTAAGGAATTGTTAACACCCAAGGAAGCAACACAAGGAATGCACGCCGGAGATGCAGAAACTAGTATCATGCTGGCAATTTTGCCAGATCAGGTAAGACTAGATAAAGCTGTTGCAGAATATCCTCCAGAACAACCAGCCGCTAGTTTATTAAGTTGGGAAGGTAAATTACCCGTAGCCTGGGTAACAAAAGATATTAGTAAAAGTGGTGTAATTGGTGATGCGACAACCGCAACTAGAGAAAAAGGCGATCGCATTTTAGAATCTGTTTCTGATGGTTGGGTAGAAGTAATCAAGGAAATTTACGCCTTTCGTCCACCACAGGGGAGATGA
- the lepB gene encoding signal peptidase I — MTTQESETKQAAAPSKAWRGWQENLTLIAIALCLAILIRTFVAEPRYIPSESMVPTLYEGDRLVVEKVSYHFQEPRTGDIVVFQPPPELQSRGYSKDQAFIKRVIGLPGEIISVSNGKVYLNGQPLPEDYIAEPPNQPFSPVQVPENQFFVMGDNRNNSNDSRYWGFLPKENIIGRAIFRFWPIDRFGGV; from the coding sequence ATGACTACTCAGGAAAGTGAGACGAAACAAGCTGCTGCGCCGTCAAAAGCATGGCGTGGTTGGCAAGAAAATTTAACTCTGATTGCGATCGCTTTATGTTTAGCTATATTAATTCGGACTTTTGTTGCCGAACCCCGCTACATACCCTCTGAGTCTATGGTTCCTACTTTATACGAAGGCGATCGCTTGGTAGTAGAAAAAGTTTCTTACCATTTTCAGGAGCCAAGAACGGGGGATATAGTCGTTTTTCAGCCACCCCCAGAACTCCAAAGCCGGGGATATTCCAAAGACCAAGCATTTATCAAGCGGGTTATTGGTTTACCAGGAGAAATTATCAGTGTTAGTAATGGCAAAGTCTATCTTAATGGACAACCATTACCAGAAGACTACATTGCTGAACCACCTAATCAACCATTTTCACCAGTTCAAGTCCCAGAAAACCAGTTTTTTGTGATGGGAGACAACCGCAACAATAGTAATGACTCCCGCTACTGGGGCTTTTTACCCAAGGAGAATATTATTGGTAGGGCAATATTTCGCTTTTGGCCAATTGATAGATTTGGGGGAGTTTAA
- the modA gene encoding molybdate ABC transporter substrate-binding protein, translating into MKRRNLLAFIGTAIASLFLAVGLPFFTPAPVVAQSNVSLLVSAAASLKDALEEIKPLYQQSKPNVNINFNFGASGALQQQIEQGAPTDIFISAAKRQVDALEQKGLLVSGTRSIIAKNRLVLVVPRNTTGITSFFNLRNDSVKKIAIGEPRSVPAGQYAEQVLQKLKLLPQIKSKLVYANNVRQVLASVESGNADAGLVYATDAKISDKVKAVVAADEKYHSAIIYPLAVIKSSKNVEAAKEFTQYLATSGQAKAVLRKYGFILP; encoded by the coding sequence ATGAAACGAAGAAACCTTCTCGCCTTTATTGGTACAGCAATTGCTAGTTTATTTTTGGCAGTTGGCTTACCATTTTTTACACCTGCTCCTGTAGTAGCGCAATCAAACGTTAGTCTACTAGTTTCTGCGGCTGCTAGTTTAAAGGATGCACTCGAAGAAATTAAGCCTCTGTATCAGCAGAGTAAGCCCAATGTCAACATTAATTTTAACTTTGGCGCATCCGGTGCCTTGCAGCAGCAAATTGAACAAGGTGCGCCAACAGATATTTTTATATCTGCTGCCAAAAGACAAGTAGACGCTTTAGAACAGAAGGGACTGCTAGTATCCGGTACACGAAGTATCATAGCAAAGAACCGTCTAGTATTAGTTGTGCCAAGGAATACAACTGGTATTACTAGTTTCTTCAATTTAAGAAATGACAGTGTTAAGAAAATTGCGATCGGTGAACCTAGAAGCGTCCCGGCTGGACAATATGCAGAACAAGTATTGCAGAAGTTAAAGCTCTTGCCTCAAATCAAGTCGAAGCTAGTCTATGCTAATAATGTCCGTCAAGTTTTAGCTTCGGTAGAGAGTGGTAATGCTGATGCGGGTTTGGTTTACGCCACTGATGCCAAGATTTCTGACAAGGTAAAAGCTGTAGTTGCTGCTGATGAAAAATATCACTCTGCTATTATTTATCCTTTAGCAGTAATCAAAAGTAGTAAAAATGTGGAAGCAGCTAAGGAATTTACCCAATATTTAGCTACTAGCGGTCAAGCCAAGGCTGTACTACGCAAATACGGGTTTATTTTGCCATAG
- a CDS encoding molybdopterin-binding protein, which produces MPRKEQGWITFQTSEEERKILEEFCQQSQRTKTEILRELVRGLNQPPPPQKSIPTKQALKSEKEAAETWELEVASSKRPLKVSSRNILKGVVKKVVTGAVNSEVTLEIVHRVELTSIITRMSAEELELTEGAEAYAVIKSNDIVIARE; this is translated from the coding sequence ATGCCAAGAAAAGAACAAGGATGGATCACTTTTCAAACATCAGAAGAGGAGCGCAAAATTTTAGAAGAGTTTTGTCAGCAGTCTCAACGCACTAAAACTGAGATTCTGCGGGAACTCGTGCGTGGACTCAATCAACCCCCACCGCCGCAAAAATCAATACCAACCAAACAGGCGCTAAAGTCAGAAAAAGAAGCTGCTGAAACTTGGGAATTAGAAGTTGCTAGTTCCAAAAGACCATTAAAAGTTAGTTCTCGTAACATTCTCAAAGGAGTTGTCAAAAAAGTAGTCACTGGCGCAGTTAACAGCGAGGTGACATTAGAAATTGTTCATAGAGTTGAATTAACCTCAATTATCACTAGGATGTCAGCCGAGGAGTTAGAACTAACTGAGGGTGCAGAAGCTTATGCAGTGATTAAGTCTAACGATATTGTGATCGCCAGAGAATAG
- a CDS encoding DUF760 domain-containing protein codes for MSNDSHRNPEYFANEALNNNGLWEYVQSMSPQTVKQLSKPGSREVLQLIQRAVVATLGNLPYESFNTTITTSRDELGKLLGSAMVDGYFLRNVEQRLELEKSFLPSSDDTSTHFYLTGETSVNDELDK; via the coding sequence ATGAGTAATGATTCCCATCGAAATCCAGAGTATTTTGCTAATGAAGCACTGAACAATAATGGGCTATGGGAATATGTGCAATCGATGAGTCCTCAGACTGTCAAACAGTTATCTAAACCTGGTTCAAGAGAAGTATTGCAATTAATTCAACGTGCTGTTGTGGCTACTTTGGGTAATTTGCCCTATGAGAGTTTTAACACAACTATTACTACCAGCCGTGATGAGTTGGGTAAGCTTTTAGGATCGGCAATGGTGGATGGGTATTTTTTACGCAATGTAGAGCAGCGTCTAGAGTTGGAAAAATCATTTTTACCCTCTAGTGATGACACCTCAACTCATTTTTATTTAACAGGTGAAACCTCAGTCAATGATGAGTTAGACAAGTAA
- a CDS encoding response regulator: protein MRILLVEDDELIGELLVKSLTSQHYTVDFAQDGQEGWDLAELYTYDLILLDLILPKLDGISFCRRLRAAGNQTPILLLTAQDTSTIKVKGLDAGADDYVAKPFDFQELLARIRALLRRGGSALPPLLEWNNLRLDPSTCEVTCDEKLLHLTPKEYGLLELFLRNSHRIFSCSALIDHLWSFEEPPTEDTVRSHIKGLRQKLKASGVAGDPIDTVYGIGYRLKPAQVVDKEESTTEKVTANASAASQVESGVTKIWGEVVEKIEERVAVIEQASSKLLQNKASEEIRSKAKLEAHKLVGSLGMFGSDEGSRLAQEIESLLDNGKALKPAAKKQLGQVVGALRQELQNLKSGSKLVSLPVESAADDRPLVLIIDQDQKFAEEVAKEINNQGLRVEIASDAIASKQLIAKNSPNFVLLDLSTTDNPDNSLNLLAELSNRTPPIPVVVLTAEDSLLDRVKVAHLGGRGILLKPVTPSQVLETVNQTLQQSHTTEARVMIVDDDPQILTALQALLSPWGIKVYTLDDPQKFLAAMQYAKPELLIIDMEMAGISGVELCQIARKQPQWTSLPILFLTTHNDTATRHQIFAVGADDYINKPIVEPELLARILNRLERTRWLRSLAEIDTLTFVANRRKSTQELNKHLQWSETHNKPFSLAIVELDDLKQINYTYGHEVGDRVLSRLGEILKHNFHNQDVVGRWGGTEFVVGMPVMTKHEAVRRLVEILKEFRQIKFTGTNHQSFHATFSAAVVVYPQDGDKLEALYQAADALLKQAKVGGRNRVF, encoded by the coding sequence ATGAGAATTTTATTGGTAGAAGATGACGAACTGATAGGCGAATTACTTGTTAAATCACTAACAAGTCAGCACTATACTGTGGATTTCGCTCAAGATGGGCAGGAAGGTTGGGATTTAGCGGAATTATATACCTATGACTTGATTTTGCTAGATTTAATCCTGCCTAAACTGGATGGAATTAGCTTTTGTCGTCGGTTACGAGCAGCTGGTAATCAAACACCAATTCTCTTGTTAACTGCTCAAGACACCAGCACTATCAAGGTGAAAGGATTAGATGCTGGAGCGGATGATTATGTGGCTAAACCTTTTGATTTTCAAGAATTGTTAGCTAGAATCAGGGCTTTACTACGTCGTGGTGGTTCAGCATTACCGCCTCTATTGGAGTGGAATAACCTGCGACTTGATCCTAGTACATGCGAAGTCACCTGTGATGAAAAACTCTTACATTTAACGCCTAAAGAATATGGCTTACTAGAACTATTTCTCCGCAACAGCCACCGGATTTTTAGCTGTAGTGCTTTAATAGACCATTTATGGTCATTTGAAGAACCACCCACAGAAGATACAGTCAGATCCCACATTAAAGGATTGCGGCAAAAGCTCAAAGCATCAGGAGTAGCAGGAGATCCCATTGATACAGTTTATGGAATTGGGTATCGGCTAAAGCCGGCGCAGGTAGTAGACAAAGAGGAATCAACTACAGAGAAAGTTACAGCAAATGCTTCCGCCGCCAGCCAAGTGGAAAGTGGGGTGACAAAAATCTGGGGGGAAGTAGTAGAGAAAATTGAGGAGCGAGTAGCGGTAATTGAGCAAGCTTCTAGTAAGTTGTTACAAAATAAAGCTAGTGAGGAAATACGGTCAAAAGCCAAACTAGAGGCTCACAAGTTAGTTGGTTCTTTGGGTATGTTTGGCTCTGATGAGGGTTCCCGCCTAGCTCAAGAAATTGAATCTTTGTTAGATAATGGCAAAGCACTAAAACCTGCTGCTAAAAAGCAATTAGGGCAAGTGGTAGGAGCATTGCGCCAAGAATTACAAAATCTCAAATCAGGGTCTAAATTAGTATCGTTACCAGTTGAATCAGCAGCAGATGATCGCCCTTTAGTCTTAATTATTGATCAAGACCAAAAATTTGCTGAGGAAGTAGCCAAGGAGATCAACAATCAAGGTTTGAGGGTGGAAATTGCGTCAGATGCGATCGCCTCTAAACAATTGATAGCAAAAAATAGTCCCAACTTTGTCTTACTCGACCTTTCCACCACGGACAATCCCGACAACTCTCTCAATTTGTTAGCAGAACTGAGCAACCGTACTCCGCCAATACCCGTGGTAGTCTTAACTGCTGAGGACAGCTTACTCGACCGGGTGAAAGTTGCTCATTTGGGTGGAAGGGGAATTTTACTCAAACCTGTCACTCCATCTCAAGTCTTAGAAACCGTCAACCAAACACTACAACAATCCCACACGACTGAAGCACGGGTGATGATTGTAGATGATGACCCACAAATATTAACAGCACTCCAAGCTTTACTTAGTCCTTGGGGAATAAAGGTTTATACCCTCGACGATCCCCAAAAGTTTTTAGCAGCAATGCAATATGCAAAGCCAGAACTGTTAATTATAGATATGGAAATGGCAGGAATAAGCGGTGTAGAGTTATGCCAAATTGCTCGTAAACAACCCCAATGGACTAGTTTACCAATTCTTTTTCTGACCACTCATAACGATACTGCAACTAGACATCAAATATTCGCTGTCGGCGCGGATGATTATATAAATAAACCAATTGTCGAACCAGAACTATTAGCCAGGATTCTCAACCGCCTAGAACGCACACGCTGGTTACGGAGTTTAGCAGAAATCGACACGCTCACATTTGTAGCAAATCGTCGCAAATCTACCCAGGAATTAAATAAGCATCTTCAATGGAGTGAAACTCATAACAAGCCCTTCAGCTTGGCTATTGTAGAATTAGACGACCTGAAGCAAATTAATTACACCTACGGGCATGAAGTGGGCGATCGCGTTTTATCCAGACTCGGAGAAATATTAAAGCATAACTTTCATAACCAGGATGTAGTCGGACGTTGGGGTGGTACGGAGTTTGTTGTAGGTATGCCCGTGATGACTAAACATGAAGCAGTCAGAAGACTAGTGGAAATACTGAAAGAATTTCGCCAAATCAAATTTACTGGTACTAATCATCAGTCCTTTCATGCCACCTTTAGCGCCGCAGTTGTGGTATATCCCCAAGATGGGGACAAACTTGAAGCGCTTTACCAAGCTGCTGACGCACTTCTCAAGCAAGCCAAGGTGGGTGGTAGAAATCGGGTTTTTTAA
- a CDS encoding DUF4360 domain-containing protein, protein MNTLKFTKTSINCVQAFLAAATLITASVGPALANSKVEILGAGYGGNGCPEGSASVSVSPDGQELTILFDKFIAEGNKSAERRKSCNMSIPIKVPQGFQISLYDADYRGYVAPSTIGRLRAEYFFAGQRGPVFSRTFRGETDYNVRDELATVADVWSSCGDSVNMRVNAAMTASGQGVATVDSFDLSHRGLVYYIKYRQCR, encoded by the coding sequence ATGAATACTCTAAAGTTCACAAAAACATCTATTAATTGTGTTCAAGCTTTTTTGGCTGCGGCTACATTAATTACAGCTTCCGTAGGCCCTGCCCTTGCCAACAGTAAAGTTGAAATACTAGGCGCAGGATATGGTGGTAACGGTTGCCCTGAAGGATCTGCTAGCGTTAGCGTCAGTCCTGATGGTCAAGAGCTAACCATTCTATTTGATAAGTTTATAGCTGAGGGAAATAAGTCAGCAGAAAGGCGTAAAAGCTGTAACATGAGCATTCCTATTAAGGTTCCTCAAGGCTTTCAAATCTCCCTCTACGATGCTGATTATCGAGGCTATGTAGCTCCCTCTACAATCGGCAGACTCAGAGCAGAATACTTCTTTGCAGGTCAGCGTGGGCCTGTTTTTTCTAGAACATTTAGAGGCGAAACAGACTACAACGTCCGAGATGAATTAGCAACTGTGGCTGATGTCTGGTCAAGTTGTGGTGACAGCGTAAATATGCGGGTTAATGCTGCAATGACTGCTAGTGGTCAAGGGGTAGCTACTGTTGACTCTTTTGACCTTTCCCATCGTGGTTTGGTTTACTACATCAAATATCGTCAGTGCCGTTAG
- a CDS encoding antibiotic biosynthesis monooxygenase — protein sequence MPTHYLPATIQVNSGITTFINVFTIAPENQQALLDVLKSQTDSSIRKQPGFLNANFHRSLDGVSVVNYVQWTDQRSSEVIHENPEIMAGFARYQALNVKMDLRYYEVAFAVGQQAIIEPQNGVVTLISLFSTKPPHQQQALETLKQELCSFAKQQAGFVSMSLHRSLDGTRILNYTQWKASASHTIADVLTQHEPLMSLLEGACDRIETHLYEVSFAADAHRLVVQ from the coding sequence ATGCCAACTCATTATCTTCCCGCAACCATTCAAGTTAACAGTGGGATTACGACGTTTATCAATGTGTTCACGATTGCCCCTGAAAATCAGCAAGCCTTGCTTGATGTGCTTAAATCACAGACCGATTCCTCAATACGAAAGCAGCCTGGATTTCTCAATGCTAATTTTCATCGTAGTCTGGATGGAGTCAGTGTTGTAAATTACGTGCAGTGGACGGATCAACGATCAAGCGAAGTGATTCATGAAAACCCAGAAATCATGGCAGGATTTGCTCGATACCAGGCACTAAACGTCAAGATGGATCTACGATACTACGAAGTTGCTTTTGCTGTCGGACAACAAGCTATCATTGAGCCTCAAAATGGAGTTGTGACGTTGATTAGTCTCTTCTCAACTAAACCGCCACACCAGCAGCAAGCATTAGAGACTTTGAAGCAAGAACTCTGTTCTTTTGCAAAGCAGCAAGCTGGTTTTGTTTCGATGAGTCTTCACCGTAGTCTTGATGGCACTCGTATTTTGAACTACACCCAGTGGAAGGCTTCAGCATCGCACACTATTGCTGATGTATTGACTCAACATGAGCCATTGATGAGCCTTCTTGAAGGTGCGTGTGACAGGATTGAAACCCATCTCTACGAAGTTTCTTTCGCAGCCGATGCTCACAGGTTAGTTGTACAGTGA
- a CDS encoding helix-turn-helix domain-containing protein → MSFKQKTLIADLTCSQSVEQVISCHPVGSSQSAQWHGLFFSHYHHFTYESPTHQWTQHLIGITSPGYSVPVEHRLDNQLHQHHYQGGEILIIPTGVSYWSFWQQEAEFSLLGISPQFFEQIAHESIRADQIELIPKVAIFDPLIQQIAVSLHSDLLAGHPVGTFFGDSLATALVAQLLQNHVAWKAYLPSNLGGLPKYKLTQALDFIESHLDQSFTLAQVAEALGMSLYHFCRQFKQSTGVAPHQYITRQRLDRAKQLLRHSQLPITDIALQVGFATPSAFTRLFRRITGTTPKYYRNQQ, encoded by the coding sequence ATGAGTTTCAAACAGAAAACTTTGATTGCAGATTTAACTTGTTCCCAGAGTGTAGAACAAGTAATTTCTTGTCATCCTGTAGGCTCAAGCCAATCGGCTCAGTGGCATGGACTCTTTTTCTCCCATTACCATCATTTCACTTATGAGTCGCCAACCCATCAATGGACACAGCATTTGATTGGCATAACAAGTCCTGGATACTCAGTTCCGGTAGAACATCGCTTAGACAATCAGTTACATCAGCACCATTATCAAGGTGGTGAGATTTTAATTATTCCCACCGGGGTAAGCTATTGGTCGTTCTGGCAACAAGAAGCCGAGTTTTCCCTACTGGGAATCTCTCCCCAGTTTTTCGAGCAAATTGCTCATGAATCTATTAGAGCAGACCAAATTGAATTAATTCCAAAGGTTGCCATATTTGATCCCTTGATTCAACAAATTGCAGTGTCGCTACATTCTGACTTGCTTGCGGGACATCCAGTTGGCACTTTCTTTGGAGACTCGTTGGCAACTGCATTAGTTGCACAGTTGCTGCAAAATCATGTGGCTTGGAAAGCTTATTTACCATCAAATCTTGGAGGTTTACCAAAATACAAATTGACTCAAGCCCTGGATTTTATTGAGTCCCACTTAGATCAATCGTTTACGCTGGCTCAAGTTGCTGAGGCATTGGGGATGAGTTTGTACCACTTCTGCCGCCAGTTTAAGCAATCAACCGGAGTCGCTCCTCATCAGTACATCACAAGACAACGGCTTGACCGGGCGAAGCAGTTACTACGGCACAGCCAATTACCTATCACAGATATTGCGCTCCAAGTTGGTTTTGCTACACCTAGTGCGTTTACACGACTATTTCGTCGCATCACTGGTACAACACCTAAGTATTATCGAAATCAGCAATAA
- a CDS encoding DUF1257 domain-containing protein, which translates to MSHFSTLRTKITDAEILKASLRDLGISVKTEADVRGYNGQRVRSDIVAVLDGEYDLGWSRNSDGSFDLIADLWGVAKKHNQTELINSINQKYAVNKTLAEVKQRGLQNANVKLVLQ; encoded by the coding sequence ATGTCTCACTTTAGCACTCTTCGCACCAAAATCACCGATGCTGAAATCCTCAAAGCTTCTTTGCGCGACCTGGGCATCTCAGTAAAGACTGAAGCTGATGTTCGTGGTTACAATGGTCAGCGCGTTCGTTCCGACATCGTTGCAGTTTTGGACGGCGAATATGACTTAGGTTGGTCTCGCAACAGCGATGGTTCCTTCGACCTCATCGCTGACCTGTGGGGTGTTGCTAAAAAGCACAACCAAACCGAGTTAATCAACTCCATCAATCAAAAATACGCTGTTAACAAAACCTTGGCTGAAGTAAAACAGCGCGGTCTACAAAACGCCAACGTGAAATTAGTATTGCAATAA
- a CDS encoding AAA family ATPase gives MKEELNILIQAQYPLIYLVTSEEERAEQAISTIAQMLRPQRRLYVWTVTHGIVEYGQPRANPHNTGSPEAAIDWVIRQKEPGIFIFKDLHPFIDAAPITRSLRDAIASFKGTQKNIILMSPMQQVPIELEKEVVVLDFQLPDMSELNKVLTHHLDQNRGRRLTTDAREKLLKAALGLTKDEAEKVYRKAQVTTGRLTEEEVDIVLSEKKQLIRRNGILEYIEEDETIDAVGGLEELKKWLKQRSNAFTERAREYGLPQPKGMLILGVPGCGKSLIAKTTSRLWGLPLLRLDMGRVYDGSMVGRSEANLRNALKTAESISPAILFIDELDKSFAGSAGSGDSDGGTSSRIFGSFLTWMQEKKSPVFVMATANRVERLPGEFLRKGRFDEIFFVDLPTPEERSDIFKIHLNKRREDISRFDLEQLAKMSDGFSGAEIEQALVAAMYEAFAQDREFTQLDIIAALKATLPLSRTMQEQVTALRDWARQRARPAASSVAEYQRMEF, from the coding sequence ATGAAAGAAGAGCTCAATATTCTCATCCAAGCTCAATACCCACTAATCTACCTTGTGACCTCCGAGGAAGAGCGGGCAGAGCAGGCAATTTCCACAATCGCCCAAATGTTAAGGCCCCAACGCCGACTGTATGTTTGGACAGTAACTCATGGCATCGTGGAGTATGGTCAACCCAGAGCTAACCCACACAACACTGGTTCGCCAGAAGCGGCGATCGATTGGGTTATACGGCAGAAAGAACCTGGTATTTTTATTTTTAAAGATTTACATCCCTTTATTGATGCTGCCCCGATTACAAGGTCGTTACGTGATGCGATCGCTAGCTTCAAAGGTACGCAAAAGAACATCATTTTGATGTCACCGATGCAGCAAGTACCCATAGAACTAGAAAAAGAAGTAGTCGTATTAGATTTCCAATTACCCGACATGTCTGAGTTAAACAAAGTTTTAACTCACCATTTAGATCAAAATCGTGGTAGACGCTTAACTACAGACGCGCGGGAAAAACTTCTCAAAGCAGCTTTAGGCTTAACTAAAGATGAAGCTGAGAAAGTGTATCGCAAAGCCCAAGTAACCACCGGGCGCTTGACCGAAGAAGAAGTAGACATAGTTCTATCTGAGAAAAAGCAACTCATCCGGCGTAATGGTATTCTAGAATACATCGAAGAAGATGAAACCATAGACGCTGTAGGTGGCTTAGAAGAATTAAAGAAATGGCTCAAACAACGCTCAAATGCGTTTACAGAAAGAGCTAGAGAGTATGGTCTACCCCAACCAAAAGGGATGTTAATTTTAGGTGTTCCTGGTTGTGGTAAATCATTAATCGCCAAGACAACATCCCGCCTGTGGGGTTTACCCCTGTTGCGTTTGGATATGGGGCGAGTTTACGACGGTTCAATGGTGGGGCGAAGTGAAGCTAATCTGCGTAATGCCCTGAAAACAGCAGAATCTATCTCACCAGCGATTCTGTTCATTGACGAATTAGATAAATCATTTGCTGGTAGCGCTGGTTCTGGTGACTCAGATGGCGGTACATCTAGCAGAATATTTGGGTCTTTCCTCACATGGATGCAGGAGAAAAAATCTCCAGTGTTTGTCATGGCGACAGCCAACCGTGTAGAACGGCTACCTGGAGAATTTTTGAGGAAGGGTCGTTTTGATGAAATTTTCTTTGTGGATCTGCCCACACCTGAAGAAAGGAGTGATATATTCAAGATCCACCTGAATAAACGTCGTGAAGACATCTCTAGGTTTGATTTGGAGCAACTCGCCAAGATGTCAGACGGATTTTCTGGAGCAGAAATTGAACAAGCGCTTGTTGCGGCAATGTATGAAGCATTTGCCCAAGACCGCGAGTTCACCCAACTAGATATTATTGCTGCGCTCAAAGCTACATTGCCACTGTCTCGCACGATGCAAGAACAGGTAACGGCCCTACGTGACTGGGCTAGACAGAGGGCAAGACCCGCAGCATCCTCCGTCGCTGAATACCAGCGCATGGAGTTCTAA
- a CDS encoding NAD-dependent epimerase/dehydratase family protein, protein MKVLVIGGDGYCGWATALYLSSRGYEVGILDSLVRRHWDNELGIETLTPIAPIQQRLQRWQDLTGKSIDLFVGDITNYEFLQKALHKFEPNAIVHFGEQRSAPFSMIDREHAVLTQVNNVVGTLNLLYAMKEDFPDCHLVKLGTMGEYGTPNIDIEEGYITIEHNGRKDTLPYPKQPGSMYHLSKVHDSHNIHFACRIWGLRATDLNQGVVYGVLTEETGMDELLINRLDYDGVFGTALNRFCIQAAIGHPLTVYGKGGQTRGFLDIRDTVRCIELAIANPANAGEFRVFNQFTELFSVGDLALMVKKAGNALGLNVEINNLANPRIEKEEHYFNAKNTKLLDLGLQPHYLSDSLLDSLLNFAVKYQQRVDQKQILPKVSWHRS, encoded by the coding sequence ATGAAAGTCCTAGTTATTGGTGGTGATGGGTATTGCGGTTGGGCAACCGCACTTTATCTTTCCAGTCGTGGTTATGAAGTTGGAATATTAGATAGTTTGGTGCGTCGGCACTGGGATAATGAACTGGGTATCGAAACTCTGACTCCGATCGCACCAATTCAGCAACGTCTCCAGCGCTGGCAGGATTTAACTGGCAAATCTATAGACCTGTTTGTTGGTGATATTACCAACTATGAATTTCTCCAGAAAGCGTTGCACAAATTTGAACCAAATGCCATTGTTCATTTTGGTGAACAACGTTCAGCGCCATTTTCGATGATTGATCGTGAACACGCAGTTCTGACCCAAGTCAATAATGTTGTGGGTACATTGAACTTGCTGTATGCCATGAAGGAAGATTTCCCCGACTGTCACCTAGTAAAGTTGGGAACGATGGGGGAATACGGCACACCTAATATTGATATTGAAGAAGGCTACATCACCATTGAACACAATGGGCGCAAGGATACTCTACCTTATCCTAAGCAGCCCGGTTCGATGTATCACTTGAGTAAAGTTCATGACAGCCATAACATCCATTTTGCTTGCCGGATTTGGGGATTACGGGCAACAGATTTAAACCAAGGTGTGGTTTACGGCGTTCTCACCGAAGAAACGGGGATGGACGAACTGTTGATTAACCGCCTAGATTACGATGGTGTGTTTGGTACAGCGTTGAATCGTTTCTGTATTCAAGCGGCGATTGGTCATCCCTTGACTGTTTACGGTAAAGGTGGGCAAACACGGGGATTCTTGGATATTCGGGATACTGTGCGGTGTATTGAATTAGCGATCGCCAATCCTGCAAATGCAGGCGAGTTCCGCGTATTTAACCAATTTACCGAACTATTTAGCGTTGGCGACTTGGCATTAATGGTGAAAAAAGCCGGGAATGCTTTGGGGTTGAATGTAGAAATCAACAACCTAGCTAATCCCAGAATCGAGAAAGAAGAACATTACTTCAACGCTAAAAATACTAAATTGCTTGATTTAGGTCTACAGCCTCACTATCTATCTGATTCTCTGCTTGATTCTTTGCTAAACTTTGCTGTTAAGTATCAACAACGAGTTGATCAAAAGCAAATTTTACCCAAAGTCTCTTGGCATAGAAGTTAA